One window of Desulfarculus baarsii DSM 2075 genomic DNA carries:
- the cobJ gene encoding precorrin-3B C(17)-methyltransferase, which yields MTHRAAQALAEAQVVAGYKTYLKRVEGLLAGKRIVASGMTAELDRAAQAIDLALDGQIVAIVSGGDSGVYGMSAVVYELLARRGLAVGPGGLELEVVPGVPAVAAAGALLGAPLSHDFACVSLSDRLTAWEVIQRRLDAAAGADFVIALYNPKSHGRHWQYAQALEIIGRHRAADTPVGLVRAAMQDEQSVGLCRLDQAADAPVDMQTIVIIGNSNSFVHLGKMVTPRGYLAKYGDKTAEGDAA from the coding sequence ATGACCCACAGGGCGGCCCAAGCCCTGGCCGAGGCCCAGGTGGTGGCCGGCTACAAAACTTATTTGAAGCGCGTCGAGGGCCTGCTGGCTGGCAAACGCATCGTGGCCAGCGGCATGACCGCCGAGTTGGACCGGGCGGCCCAGGCCATCGATCTGGCCTTGGATGGCCAGATCGTGGCCATCGTCTCGGGCGGCGACAGCGGCGTCTACGGCATGAGCGCGGTGGTCTACGAGCTGCTGGCCCGGCGCGGGCTGGCCGTGGGCCCCGGTGGCCTGGAGCTGGAAGTCGTGCCCGGCGTGCCGGCCGTGGCCGCGGCCGGGGCCCTGCTGGGCGCGCCGCTTTCCCACGATTTCGCCTGCGTCAGCCTCAGCGACCGCCTGACGGCGTGGGAGGTCATCCAGCGCCGCCTGGACGCCGCCGCCGGGGCCGATTTCGTCATCGCCCTCTACAACCCCAAAAGCCACGGCCGCCACTGGCAATACGCCCAGGCCCTGGAGATCATCGGCCGCCACCGCGCCGCCGACACGCCCGTCGGTTTGGTCCGCGCGGCCATGCAGGACGAGCAAAGCGTCGGCCTGTGCCGCCTGGACCAGGCCGCCGACGCGCCGGTGGACATGCAGACCATCGTCATCATCGGCAACAGCAACAGCTTCGTTCACCTGGGCAAGATGGTCACGCCCAGGGGCTATCTGGCCAAGTACGGCGACAAAACAGCCGAAGGAGACGCCGCGTGA
- a CDS encoding sirohydrochlorin cobaltochelatase: MSQTAIVLAAFGVSLPEAMAGVENVLRRVEAAFADSPVRLAFTSNLVRRVWQKRLADPAWLAAHPHTPHYLRAIQGPLATIANLQDQGYQSQIIQPLHVYAGEEFHDLQSYVAGLAGIATVKPKWRPFKTLALGRPALGQPGVIHPYQRDLRRAADILAADAAEARQMGAALVYVGHGNHYYSTGVFHELRQMLAQDHPDILIEIGMVEGLDGPAEAAARLRQAGARKALLKPLMLVAGVHARDDMAGPGDDSWRGALEAAGVETVCRLEGLGENNAWADIYVQNIRDAAEHGGLTP; encoded by the coding sequence GTGAGTCAAACAGCCATCGTCCTGGCCGCCTTTGGCGTGAGCCTGCCCGAGGCCATGGCCGGCGTGGAAAACGTCCTGCGCCGGGTGGAGGCGGCCTTTGCCGACAGCCCCGTGCGCCTGGCCTTCACCTCCAACCTGGTGCGCCGCGTCTGGCAAAAACGCCTGGCCGACCCGGCCTGGCTGGCCGCGCACCCCCATACGCCGCATTATCTGCGGGCCATCCAGGGGCCGCTGGCCACCATCGCCAATCTGCAAGATCAAGGCTATCAGAGCCAGATCATCCAGCCCCTGCACGTCTACGCCGGCGAGGAGTTTCACGATCTGCAAAGCTACGTGGCCGGTCTGGCCGGCATCGCCACGGTCAAGCCAAAGTGGCGGCCTTTCAAGACGCTGGCCCTGGGCCGGCCGGCCCTGGGTCAGCCAGGGGTGATCCATCCCTATCAGCGCGATCTGCGCCGGGCGGCCGACATCCTGGCCGCCGACGCGGCCGAGGCCCGGCAGATGGGCGCGGCGCTGGTCTACGTGGGCCACGGCAATCACTATTATTCCACCGGCGTCTTTCACGAGCTGCGCCAGATGCTGGCCCAGGACCACCCGGATATCCTCATCGAGATCGGCATGGTCGAGGGCCTGGACGGCCCGGCCGAGGCGGCCGCGCGCCTGCGCCAGGCCGGCGCGCGCAAAGCGCTACTCAAGCCGCTGATGCTGGTGGCCGGCGTGCACGCCCGCGACGATATGGCCGGGCCGGGCGACGATTCCTGGCGCGGCGCGTTGGAGGCGGCCGGCGTCGAGACCGTCTGCCGGCTGGAGGGTTTGGGCGAAAACAACGCCTGGGCCGATATTTACGTGCAAAACATCCGCGACGCCGCCGAGCATGGCGGCCTGACGCCGTGA
- a CDS encoding ABC transporter ATP-binding protein — protein sequence MAEIAIETIDLTKNYGRVQALRGLNLRVAKGEIYGFLGPNGAGKTTTCRILTTLTKPNAGQARVSGFDVISQGPQAKNGMGVVAQHTNVDGELSVYHNLKLHGMLHKMPASQREARIDEMLEFVGLAQRRSSPARQLSGGLKRRLMIARALLHGPSVLFLDEPTVGLDAQTRRRIWELIRQSNRAGVTIMLTTHYIEEAENLCQRVGIIDGGRIIAEGAPAELLAKAGRFVVEPSDGQGQSRFFETRRLAADHAASMEQNATIRRANLEDVFISLTGKKVRP from the coding sequence ATGGCGGAAATAGCCATCGAAACGATCGATCTGACCAAAAACTATGGCCGGGTGCAGGCCTTGCGCGGGCTGAACCTGCGCGTGGCCAAGGGCGAGATCTACGGCTTTTTGGGGCCCAACGGCGCGGGCAAGACAACCACCTGTCGCATCCTGACCACCCTGACCAAGCCCAACGCCGGCCAGGCCCGGGTCTCGGGCTTCGACGTCATCAGCCAGGGCCCCCAGGCCAAAAACGGCATGGGCGTGGTGGCCCAGCACACCAACGTCGATGGCGAACTGAGCGTTTATCACAACCTCAAGCTCCACGGCATGCTGCACAAAATGCCCGCCAGCCAGCGCGAGGCGCGCATCGACGAAATGCTGGAGTTCGTGGGGCTGGCCCAGCGTCGCTCCAGCCCGGCCCGCCAGCTCTCGGGCGGGCTCAAGCGGCGGCTGATGATCGCCCGGGCCCTGCTGCACGGGCCTTCGGTGTTGTTCCTGGACGAGCCCACCGTGGGCCTGGACGCCCAGACCCGCCGCCGCATCTGGGAGCTGATCCGCCAGAGCAACCGCGCCGGCGTCACCATCATGCTCACCACCCACTATATCGAGGAGGCTGAAAACCTCTGCCAACGGGTGGGCATTATCGACGGCGGACGGATCATCGCCGAGGGCGCGCCGGCCGAGTTGCTGGCCAAGGCCGGGCGGTTCGTGGTCGAGCCCAGCGACGGCCAGGGCCAAAGCCGCTTTTTCGAGACCCGTCGCCTGGCCGCCGACCACGCCGCGTCCATGGAGCAAAACGCCACCATCCGCCGGGCCAACCTGGAGGACGTCTTTATCAGCCTGACGGGAAAGAAGGTGCGGCCATGA
- a CDS encoding ABC transporter permease: protein MSGVWAVFYREMLILRGRLGRQLANYAISPLLYVIAFGWGMGRGVRMEGVDYLAFMLPGLMALSSMNRSFGMASELNIARFYWHTFEEFQTAPIGAAAVALGEVAAGVARALLAAVVVAALALVGGVGLDLGPVLWLAVIANGFMFGAAAVCAAMIVRTHADQANLTGFIITPMSFLCGTFFSLEAMPPWAATIIQILPLTQASHCIRAAALDQPTPWLAWAAMGLYCVAFFALAVWRVRQASV from the coding sequence ATGAGCGGCGTCTGGGCGGTTTTTTATCGCGAAATGCTTATTTTGCGCGGCCGACTGGGCCGCCAGTTGGCCAACTACGCCATCAGCCCGTTGCTCTACGTCATCGCCTTTGGCTGGGGCATGGGCCGAGGCGTGCGCATGGAGGGCGTGGATTATCTGGCCTTCATGCTGCCGGGGCTGATGGCCTTGTCATCGATGAACCGATCTTTTGGCATGGCCTCCGAACTTAACATCGCCCGCTTTTATTGGCACACCTTCGAGGAGTTTCAGACCGCGCCGATCGGCGCGGCGGCCGTGGCCCTGGGCGAGGTGGCCGCCGGCGTGGCGCGGGCGCTGCTGGCCGCCGTGGTGGTGGCGGCGCTGGCGCTGGTCGGCGGAGTGGGGCTTGATTTGGGCCCCGTGCTGTGGCTGGCGGTGATCGCCAACGGCTTCATGTTCGGGGCGGCGGCGGTGTGCGCGGCGATGATCGTGCGCACCCACGCCGATCAGGCCAACCTGACCGGTTTCATCATCACGCCCATGTCGTTTTTGTGCGGCACGTTTTTCAGCCTGGAGGCCATGCCGCCCTGGGCCGCGACGATCATCCAGATCTTGCCGCTGACCCAGGCCAGTCACTGTATCCGCGCCGCCGCCCTGGATCAACCCACCCCGTGGTTGGCCTGGGCGGCCATGGGTCTATATTGCGTCGCTTTTTTTGCTTTGGCCGTCTGGCGCGTGCGCCAGGCCAGTGTCTGA
- a CDS encoding TonB-dependent receptor plug domain-containing protein, whose translation MKRLLALLCLFCCPPCWPTAAMAAAPPPDGDIVVFSAADIQRMSVRTIQDLLNLAPGVKAGDSSVSIRGDSAVAVYLDGMSLINNISAHKSVNWGLVSLEDVELIKVIKGGGAVSFGDNSSGGVIVITSKKAARAKAGVEVEAGNHDYWKTSANVSQRAGAWGVSANGELESTDGFRPNDDEKHRRAGFKLSYAPEAWLAWAGPDGQAPTLALDYGHTERGNPGLPGYATPHARSRDEALGLSLNLGAKGYKSTSSFTNFQNEFENTDTAADTMLRGWTVQEDLRKSYDLPLLGRTAFGALISHTAASGNKIAGVDEQAYSLFANKKLGLKPLPLSLAMGLRANAYSQFDGALNPELRLSWTRGPARLEAGFQMTNNTPSIRQRYYETTSTRPNPDLGSESSANYSLGASYQPLKWLGGNATVFRNNIDDRITYMRVGGVGRYENVGRSHLSGVDASLSITPWAWLSLRPSYTYLEAIDDTSGLWLPAKPRHKLMIDLQLRPLDGLMLGLTVAHCSEVFTNAANSAIAPAYEEIDLRGEYQYKNARVYFRVENLADADYLYADGYPAPPRTWLVGLGWDF comes from the coding sequence TTGAAACGCCTGCTCGCCTTGTTGTGCCTGTTCTGTTGCCCGCCGTGCTGGCCGACCGCCGCGATGGCCGCCGCCCCGCCGCCCGACGGCGACATCGTGGTTTTTTCGGCCGCCGACATCCAACGCATGAGCGTGCGCACGATCCAGGATCTTTTGAACCTGGCCCCCGGCGTCAAGGCCGGCGACTCGTCGGTGAGCATCCGCGGCGACAGCGCCGTGGCCGTCTACCTCGACGGCATGAGCCTGATCAACAACATCAGCGCCCACAAAAGCGTCAACTGGGGCTTGGTCTCGCTGGAGGACGTCGAGCTCATCAAGGTGATCAAGGGCGGCGGCGCGGTCAGCTTCGGCGACAACTCCAGCGGCGGCGTCATCGTCATCACCAGCAAAAAGGCCGCCCGGGCCAAGGCCGGCGTCGAGGTCGAGGCCGGCAATCACGATTATTGGAAAACCAGCGCCAACGTCAGCCAAAGGGCTGGCGCATGGGGCGTTTCGGCCAACGGCGAACTGGAGTCCACCGACGGCTTCCGGCCCAATGACGACGAAAAGCACCGCCGCGCCGGCTTCAAGCTCAGCTACGCCCCGGAGGCTTGGCTGGCCTGGGCCGGGCCCGACGGCCAAGCCCCCACCCTGGCCCTGGACTATGGCCACACCGAAAGAGGCAACCCCGGCCTGCCCGGCTACGCCACGCCCCACGCCCGCTCCCGCGACGAGGCCCTGGGCCTGTCGCTGAACCTGGGGGCCAAAGGATACAAGAGCACATCGTCGTTCACCAATTTTCAAAACGAATTCGAAAACACCGACACCGCCGCCGACACCATGCTGCGCGGTTGGACCGTCCAGGAAGACCTGCGCAAGTCCTACGACCTGCCGCTGTTGGGCCGCACGGCCTTTGGCGCCTTGATCAGCCACACCGCCGCCAGCGGCAACAAGATCGCCGGCGTCGACGAGCAGGCCTACAGCCTGTTCGCCAACAAAAAGCTCGGCCTGAAGCCCTTGCCCCTGAGCCTGGCCATGGGCCTGCGGGCCAACGCCTATTCGCAGTTCGACGGCGCGCTAAACCCCGAACTGCGCCTGAGTTGGACCAGGGGCCCGGCCCGCCTGGAGGCCGGCTTCCAAATGACCAACAACACCCCCTCCATCCGCCAGCGTTACTACGAGACCACCAGCACCAGACCAAATCCCGACCTGGGCAGCGAGTCCAGCGCCAATTACAGCCTGGGCGCCAGCTATCAGCCCCTGAAATGGCTGGGCGGCAACGCAACTGTCTTTCGCAACAACATCGACGACCGCATCACCTACATGCGCGTCGGCGGCGTGGGCCGCTACGAAAACGTGGGGCGATCGCACCTCAGCGGCGTGGACGCGTCGCTTTCCATCACGCCCTGGGCCTGGCTGTCGCTACGGCCGTCCTACACCTATCTGGAGGCCATCGACGACACCAGCGGCCTGTGGCTGCCGGCCAAGCCCCGCCACAAGCTCATGATCGACCTGCAACTGCGGCCCCTGGACGGCCTGATGCTGGGCCTGACCGTGGCCCACTGCTCGGAGGTGTTCACCAACGCCGCCAACAGCGCCATCGCCCCGGCCTACGAGGAGATCGACCTGCGCGGCGAATATCAATACAAAAACGCCCGCGTTTATTTCCGCGTCGAAAACCTGGCCGACGCCGATTATCTCTACGCCGACGGCTACCCCGCCCCGCCGCGCACCTGGCTGGTGGGCCTGGGCTGGGATTTCTGA
- a CDS encoding radical SAM protein: protein MPLIPPQIAYLTLWPTTACNLACAYCYASQGEAPQTMDRQTALAALELAGGHDGPLHVQLAGGEPTLVPELIEAVAQWASQRQAPTRVAVQTNGALLTPALAAMFKRWRVAVGLSLDGPPEVQELQRGQAAQVMAGLEILERAGVDFYVTAVVTAASAPHLPRLLLMLAGQAHARGLGLDLLTCRGRAVGGHAAMARPDALAGAASRLAQLTGWLNARRTRPFVLRELERCANPARSFARPRPAGPWPCIPRAGSTPAARP from the coding sequence ATGCCGCTCATCCCGCCCCAAATCGCCTACCTGACCCTCTGGCCGACCACGGCCTGCAACCTGGCCTGCGCCTATTGCTACGCCAGCCAGGGCGAGGCCCCGCAAACCATGGACCGCCAAACGGCCCTGGCCGCCCTGGAGTTGGCCGGCGGCCACGACGGGCCCCTGCACGTGCAACTGGCCGGCGGCGAGCCGACCCTCGTCCCGGAACTGATCGAGGCCGTGGCCCAATGGGCCAGCCAGCGCCAGGCCCCCACGCGGGTGGCCGTGCAGACCAACGGCGCGCTGCTGACGCCGGCCCTGGCCGCCATGTTCAAGCGCTGGCGGGTGGCCGTGGGCCTGAGCCTGGACGGCCCGCCGGAGGTGCAGGAGCTTCAGCGGGGCCAGGCCGCCCAGGTCATGGCCGGCCTGGAGATTCTGGAGCGGGCCGGCGTGGACTTTTATGTCACGGCGGTGGTCACAGCCGCCAGCGCGCCGCATCTGCCCCGGCTTTTGCTGATGCTGGCCGGCCAGGCCCACGCCCGGGGCCTGGGCCTGGACCTGCTGACCTGCCGGGGCCGGGCCGTGGGCGGCCACGCGGCCATGGCCCGGCCCGACGCCTTGGCCGGGGCGGCCAGCCGGCTGGCCCAACTGACGGGCTGGCTCAACGCCCGGCGGACGCGGCCCTTTGTCCTGCGCGAGCTGGAGCGCTGCGCCAACCCGGCCCGGTCTTTTGCCAGGCCCAGGCCGGCCGGGCCCTGGCCGTGCATCCCTCGGGCCGGCTCTACCCCTGCGGCCAGACCATGA
- a CDS encoding SPASM domain-containing protein encodes MHPSGRLYPCGQTMNDPDLALGSLAAPDWRKNGLLGREALTGPHCAGCPLAGRCPGECPSRLRYNGPQGRALACAMLRALAQPLAAHGENAHASA; translated from the coding sequence GTGCATCCCTCGGGCCGGCTCTACCCCTGCGGCCAGACCATGAACGACCCGGACCTGGCCCTGGGCAGCCTGGCCGCGCCCGATTGGCGCAAAAACGGCCTGCTGGGCCGCGAGGCCTTGACCGGCCCCCACTGCGCCGGTTGCCCCCTGGCCGGCCGTTGCCCCGGTGAATGCCCCAGCCGCCTGCGCTACAACGGCCCCCAGGGCCGCGCGCTGGCCTGCGCCATGCTGCGAGCCTTGGCCCAACCGCTTGCCGCCCACGGAGAAAATGCTCATGCGTCAGCTTGA
- the cobN gene encoding cobaltochelatase subunit CobN — MRQLDLVFFSTTSNELPNLAKAAAQLAAEGLPLRLLAFTKPQLASDAGIDEFVRAAMAADAVVVTLMGGKDSCPAWDQLTRALERGRLAGKAPHFHVQPTGGAQEAWELAARHADGMGDPLWRKLNKYYRHGGVDNARQMLKLFCNALAGADLAIDEPVRPPTEGVYHPRWPGSPPLAEYLAALDPAKPTIGIWFYQNLWVNGAVEHIDAIIERVEALGGQVLPVFHYRFKDEVVGNRGADYVIEHFFMQNGRPVIDVLISPMMFSLTMASPAYRGLLAKLDVPALQAISTMQPMERWRDSPQGLTPSDVTLSIAQPEFDGLLISTPVAAKQQTQKDPVSGAVLVQYKPIADRVDQAARLALNWARLRRKPKQQRRVAIIFHHYPPRNDRIGCAAGLDSFASVVDLLARLAEDGYGVERLYESGDELAHALLAGLTGDSKWLAPAEMARRAVANVGPELYQPWREALPQRPGQKMDADWGPPPGELFVHDGKLLLPGLINGNVFIGMQPPRGFIEQAEKIYHDPLMSPPHHYLAYYRWIKHVFGADAVMHIGKHGSLEWLPGKGAGLSAECFPELAIMDLPNIYPYIVNDPGEGAQAKRRSAACVVDHMTPVMVNADLYEDLAGLDELIKDYNQARLEDPGKLSILGPMLWRAVVAADLHHDLAVDEATAMADFDEFLERLHGHLAELADTAINDGLHIMGRPPQGQALVNCLAQLSRLAGGDVPSLRQAVLTAKGLDYDQLLERRGRLVDGAGGLTGGQFIDQAHKQCLALLEAMAEAGFDPAAATSAVELVLGRADQALSGALAQVVTEVLPRLLGVRAEIDACLAALDGRFVAPGPSGAPSRGQLDALPTGRNFYSVDPQKIPTPAAWQVGVALGQALVQRCLDETGRYPENIGFILWASPTMRTKGDDVSQILWLMGVRPVWQRGTGNVIGLEPIDLTELGRPRLDVTPRISGIFRDAFGNVVELIDQAVQMVAALDEPPEHNILRAHVRQDAAKLAEEGLGQDAAWRQASLRLFGCPPGGYGAGVAALIEAKNWQNIDDIAKVYSAWSSYAYGQGMAGQQHESAFHRQLERMDVTVKNEDSREYDMMSCTDFYSYHGGLIAAARAARGQAPLSLAGDSSDPRRVKVRSVQEEAKHVFRARLLNPKWVEGLMRHGYKGAGDISKAVDVAFGWDATADVVEDWMYERLARRVALDPEVRRWMAQVNPAAAHNIAAKLLEAISRGMWRADPQTEAQLRQLYLDAEGDMEELLDQPQSGEETR; from the coding sequence ATGCGTCAGCTTGATCTGGTCTTTTTCAGCACCACTTCCAACGAGCTGCCCAACCTGGCCAAGGCCGCCGCGCAACTGGCCGCCGAAGGCCTGCCCCTGCGGCTGCTGGCCTTCACCAAGCCCCAGTTGGCCTCGGACGCCGGCATCGACGAGTTCGTCCGGGCGGCCATGGCCGCCGACGCGGTGGTGGTGACCCTCATGGGCGGCAAGGACTCCTGCCCGGCCTGGGATCAATTGACCCGCGCCCTGGAGCGCGGCCGCCTGGCCGGCAAGGCTCCGCACTTTCACGTCCAGCCCACCGGCGGGGCCCAGGAGGCCTGGGAGCTGGCCGCCCGCCATGCCGACGGCATGGGCGATCCCTTGTGGCGCAAGCTCAACAAATACTATCGCCACGGCGGCGTGGACAACGCCCGCCAGATGCTCAAGCTGTTTTGCAACGCCTTGGCCGGGGCCGATCTGGCCATCGACGAGCCCGTCCGGCCGCCCACCGAGGGCGTCTATCACCCCCGCTGGCCCGGCTCGCCGCCGCTGGCGGAATACCTGGCCGCGCTGGACCCGGCCAAGCCGACCATCGGCATATGGTTCTATCAAAACCTCTGGGTCAACGGCGCTGTGGAGCACATCGACGCCATCATCGAGCGGGTCGAGGCCTTGGGCGGCCAGGTTCTGCCGGTGTTCCACTATCGTTTCAAGGACGAGGTGGTGGGCAATCGCGGGGCCGATTACGTGATCGAGCATTTTTTCATGCAAAACGGCCGGCCCGTCATTGACGTGTTGATCAGCCCGATGATGTTCAGCCTGACCATGGCCTCGCCGGCCTATCGGGGCCTGTTGGCCAAGCTGGACGTGCCGGCGCTCCAGGCCATCAGCACCATGCAACCCATGGAGCGCTGGCGCGACAGCCCCCAGGGCCTGACGCCATCGGACGTGACGCTCTCCATCGCCCAGCCCGAGTTTGACGGGCTTTTGATCTCGACGCCGGTGGCGGCCAAGCAGCAAACGCAAAAAGACCCCGTCAGCGGCGCGGTGCTGGTGCAATACAAGCCCATCGCCGACCGGGTGGACCAAGCCGCCCGCCTGGCCCTGAACTGGGCGCGCCTGCGGCGCAAGCCCAAGCAACAGCGCCGCGTGGCCATCATCTTTCATCACTACCCGCCGCGCAACGACCGCATCGGCTGCGCCGCCGGGCTCGACAGCTTCGCCAGCGTGGTCGATCTGCTGGCGCGCCTGGCCGAGGATGGCTACGGCGTCGAGCGGCTCTATGAATCGGGCGACGAACTGGCCCACGCCCTTTTGGCCGGCCTGACCGGCGACAGCAAATGGCTGGCCCCGGCGGAGATGGCCCGCCGCGCCGTGGCCAACGTCGGCCCGGAGCTATACCAGCCCTGGCGCGAGGCCCTGCCCCAGCGCCCCGGCCAAAAGATGGACGCCGACTGGGGCCCGCCGCCCGGCGAGCTGTTCGTCCACGATGGCAAGCTGCTGCTGCCGGGGCTGATCAACGGCAATGTTTTCATCGGCATGCAACCGCCGCGCGGCTTCATCGAGCAGGCCGAAAAGATCTACCACGACCCGCTGATGTCGCCGCCGCACCATTATCTGGCCTATTATCGCTGGATCAAGCACGTCTTCGGGGCCGACGCGGTCATGCACATCGGCAAGCACGGCTCGCTGGAGTGGCTGCCCGGCAAGGGGGCCGGCCTGAGCGCCGAGTGCTTCCCCGAACTGGCGATCATGGATCTGCCAAACATCTATCCATACATCGTCAACGACCCCGGCGAGGGGGCCCAGGCCAAGCGGCGCTCGGCCGCCTGCGTCGTCGATCACATGACCCCGGTGATGGTAAACGCCGATCTCTACGAAGACCTGGCCGGCTTGGACGAGCTGATCAAGGACTACAACCAGGCCCGCCTGGAAGACCCGGGCAAGCTGAGCATTCTGGGGCCGATGCTCTGGCGGGCCGTGGTCGCCGCCGACCTGCACCACGACCTGGCCGTCGACGAGGCCACGGCCATGGCCGATTTTGACGAGTTTCTGGAGCGCCTGCACGGCCATCTTGCCGAGTTGGCCGACACCGCCATCAACGACGGCCTGCATATCATGGGCCGGCCGCCCCAGGGCCAGGCCCTGGTCAACTGCCTGGCCCAGCTTTCGCGCCTGGCCGGTGGCGATGTCCCCTCGCTGCGCCAGGCCGTGCTGACGGCCAAGGGCCTGGATTACGACCAATTGCTGGAACGGCGCGGCCGGTTGGTGGACGGGGCCGGCGGCCTCACCGGCGGACAGTTCATCGACCAGGCCCACAAGCAATGCCTGGCCCTGCTGGAAGCCATGGCCGAGGCGGGCTTTGACCCCGCCGCCGCCACAAGCGCCGTGGAGCTTGTCTTGGGCCGGGCCGACCAGGCCCTGTCCGGGGCCCTGGCCCAGGTCGTCACCGAGGTTTTGCCGCGCCTGTTGGGCGTGCGCGCGGAGATCGACGCCTGCCTGGCCGCCCTGGACGGTCGTTTCGTCGCGCCGGGGCCCTCGGGCGCGCCCAGCCGGGGCCAGCTCGACGCCCTGCCCACCGGCCGCAATTTTTATTCGGTGGACCCACAAAAGATCCCCACGCCGGCCGCCTGGCAGGTGGGCGTGGCCCTGGGCCAGGCCCTGGTCCAGCGCTGCCTGGACGAAACCGGCCGTTACCCCGAAAACATCGGCTTCATCCTCTGGGCCAGCCCGACCATGCGCACCAAGGGCGACGACGTCTCGCAGATCCTCTGGCTGATGGGCGTGCGGCCCGTCTGGCAGCGAGGCACGGGCAACGTCATCGGCCTGGAGCCCATCGATCTGACCGAGCTGGGCCGGCCCAGGCTGGACGTGACGCCGCGCATCTCGGGCATCTTCCGCGACGCCTTTGGCAACGTGGTCGAGCTGATCGACCAGGCCGTGCAAATGGTCGCCGCCCTGGACGAGCCGCCCGAGCACAACATCCTGCGCGCCCACGTGCGCCAAGACGCGGCCAAGCTGGCCGAGGAAGGCCTGGGGCAAGACGCGGCCTGGCGTCAGGCCAGCCTGCGCCTGTTCGGCTGCCCGCCGGGCGGCTACGGCGCGGGCGTGGCCGCGCTGATCGAGGCCAAGAATTGGCAAAACATCGACGACATCGCCAAGGTCTACAGCGCCTGGTCGTCCTACGCCTACGGCCAGGGCATGGCCGGCCAACAACACGAAAGCGCCTTTCACCGTCAGCTCGAACGCATGGACGTGACGGTCAAAAACGAAGACAGCCGCGAATACGACATGATGTCTTGCACCGATTTTTATAGCTATCACGGCGGGTTGATCGCCGCCGCCCGCGCGGCGCGCGGCCAGGCCCCGCTGTCGCTGGCCGGCGACAGCTCCGACCCCCGGCGGGTCAAGGTGCGCTCGGTGCAGGAGGAGGCCAAGCACGTCTTTCGCGCCCGGCTGCTAAACCCAAAGTGGGTCGAGGGCCTCATGCGTCACGGCTACAAAGGGGCCGGCGACATCTCCAAGGCCGTGGACGTGGCCTTTGGCTGGGACGCCACCGCCGATGTGGTCGAGGACTGGATGTACGAGCGCCTGGCCCGCCGCGTGGCCCTGGACCCGGAGGTGCGCCGCTGGATGGCCCAGGTCAACCCCGCCGCCGCCCACAACATCGCCGCCAAGTTGCTGGAGGCCATCAGCCGCGGCATGTGGCGGGCCGATCCGCAAACCGAGGCCCAACTGCGCCAGCTCTACCTCGACGCCGAAGGCGACATGGAAGAGCTTCTCGATCAACCCCAAAGCGGAGAAGAAACGCGATGA